The genomic DNA CGCGACAACCACGATGATGTTAAGGACGACGGGCAGCGCCAGGTACTTGGTGAGTTTGTTTGTCCATATCAGACGGAGCGCCTTTGGGTATGCGGCGAGTCCGCTTACAATCTGTTCCTTTATTCGATTCATTCCTTGATTTTTCCCTTATAAAAAATGCCCCGCGATGCGGGGCGAAACGGTGTTGTTTGGGGTCTACACGCCGAGGGCTTCGATGGCGGCCTTGTACTTCTTGAGGCGGAACTTCGTCTTGAGTTCGCGTCGTTCCTGCCTGTGGATGTACTTGTCTTCCATGAGCACGTTCAAGATGGCGCTCTTGGCTTTTGCTGCGATGGGATTGTCCTTGAGGGTTTCCACGAAGCGCACAAAGTCCTTCTCGCGGGCGTCGTAAGTTGCGTCTTCTGCGGGTACGCCCTTTTCCATGAGCCTGCAGCTGTACTCGTCAATCCAGCCCTGGTTTTTGTGGTAGGTCATCTTCTGGATAAG from Fibrobacter sp. UWR3 includes the following:
- a CDS encoding HD domain-containing protein; protein product: MLSYADAYKIAAEVHKDQKDKAGGPYIDFLQNVADYLKNKGESEDVQVLAILQDLITGATKKTPEEVIAMGVPADMVELIQKMTYHKNQGWIDEYSCRLMEKGVPAEDATYDAREKDFVRFVETLKDNPIAAKAKSAILNVLMEDKYIHRQERRELKTKFRLKKYKAAIEALGV